In Desulfosudis oleivorans Hxd3, the DNA window AAGGCTGGAGCTCAAACTGCTGGCCGACGTGGGCCTCATCGGTCTGCCCAATGCCGGCAAATCCACCCTGCTCTCCGTAATCTCCGCGGCCCGGCCGGCCATCGGCGCCTATCCCTTTACCACCCTTTCCCCCAACCTGGGCATGGTAACCCTTGCCGGTGCCGAGCCTTTTGCCGTGGCTGATATTCCCGGCCTGATCGAAGGGGCCCACACCGGGGCCGGCCTGGGCATCCGCTTTTTAAAACACATTGAGCGCACACGGCTGCTGGTTCACCTGATCGACGCCTCCGCCATCGACCCGGCGGATCCGGTTGCCCCCTTTCGGATCATCAACGCGGAACTGGCCATGTTCAGCCCGGCCCTGGCCGAAAGGCCACAGGTGGTGGTGTTAAACAAGATGGACCTTACCGGCGCCGAAGCGCTGGCCCAACAGTTTATCAACGCTGCCGGCATTAAAAAATGCTTTCTGATTTCCGCGGCCACCCGGTCCGGGGTGGAGGAGTTGAAAAAACATCTGTTTGAGTTATTATGCAGCCATGACACCTGATGAAAGACACCGCTATTTTGACCAGGCCACCCGCGTTGTCGTCAAGGCCGGCAGCAACATTCTGACCGGGGAAAACGGGCTCAACCTGACAGTGGTCCGGTCCATCAGTAAAGAGATCTGCCAGCTGATGGAGCGCGGCCTGGAGGTGCTCTTTGTCTCCTCCGGCGCCATGGCCTGCGGAACAAAAAAAATGGACATGAAGCAGCGGCCGGCGGAGCTTCCCCAGCGACAGGCCGTTGCCGCCGTGGGTCAGGCCGGACTGATCCTGGCCTATGAAAAAGCCTTTGCAAAACACGGCCGGCAGGTGGCCCAGATCCTGCTGACCGGCGACGACCTCTCCAGCCGGAAACGCTACTTGAACGCCCGCAACACGCTCTACACCCTGCTGTCGTGGAAGGTGGTGCCTGTCATCAACGAAAACGACACCGTGGCCGTAGAAGAGATCAAGTTCGGCGACAACGACAACCTGGCCGCCATGATCGCCCTGCTTATGGACGCCCACCTGCTGATAAACCTTACCGACATCGACGGCCTGTTCGACAAAGACCCCCGGTCCCATGCCGACGCAAAGCGCGTAGAAACCGTGACCGCCGTCACCCGCAGCCTGGAACAGGCCGCCGGCCGGATGCCGGGAGCCCTTGGCACCGGGGGCATGATGAGCAAGATACAGGCCGCCAAAAAAGCCACCTGCTCCGGCGTTCCCGTGGTCATTGCCAACGGCCGGCGGAAAAACATCCTAACCGACCTGTTTGCCGGAAAGCCCGTGGGAACCTTTTTCCTGCCCACCGAACAGAAGCTGTGCAGCCGAAAGCGGTGGATCGCCTACAGCCTGAAAACCCGGGGCACCCTTACCGTGGATGAAGGCGCGGCCGGCGCCATTGTTCACAAGGGAAAAAGCCTTTTGCCCGGGGGCATCACTTCGGTTTCCGGAGACTTTTCCCATGGCGCGCCGGTGGACATTCTCTCCGCGTCCGGCGAGCATCTGGGCATCGGGCTTGTCAACTACAGCGCCGCCGAAATCCGCGCCATAAAGGGGCTGAAGACCGGTCTGATTGAAAAGACCCTGGGCGCCAAACCCTACGACGAGGTGGTTCACAGAAACAATCTCGTTCTGGTGTAAACCGCCGCGCTGTCCGTAAAAAGAAAGGATGCTGCTCATGACCATTGAAGCCACCATTGTTGATATCGCAAAGGCCGCCAAAAAAGCGGCGTTGGCCATGGCCACCTGTCCCACGGACAAGAAAAACCAGGCCCTGCTGGCCCTGGCCGACCGGCTCCATAAAGACGCGGCCCTCATTCAGGCGGAAAACAAAAAAGACCTGGAGGCCGCGAAAGCGACGGGGCTTTCTTCGGCCATGATCGACCGGCTCACCGTGAGCGATGCCGTTATCGCCTCTATGGCCGACGGCCTGCGGGAAGTAGCGGCCCTGCCCGACCCGGTGGGCGCCAAAAGCGCCACCTGGCGCCGGCCCAACGGCCTGGAAGTGGCCCGCATGCGCATTCCCCTGGGCGTGATCGGCATCATTTATGAGTCCCGTCCCAACGTAACCGTGGACGCGGCCGGGCTCTGCCTGAAGGCGGGCAACACCGTGATCCTGCGCGGCGGCTCCGAGGCACTGCACTCCAACCGTGCCCTGGCCGCAACCATCAGCGCGTCCCTGGCCGAATCCGGACTTCCGGAAACCGCGGTACAGGTGGTTCCTGTGGCGGACCGGGAAGCGGTCACCCATCTGCTGGCCCAGGAGGAATATATTGACCTGATCATTCCCCGGGGAGGAGAAGGCCTGATCCGTTTTGTGGTGCAGCACTCCTCTATTCCGGTGTTAAAGCACTACAAGGGTGTGTGCCATGTCTACGTGGACCAGGACGCGGACATGGAGATGGCACGGGCGATCTGCTTCAACGCAAAAGTCCAGCGGCCCGGTGTCTGCAATGCCATGGAGACTCTGCTGGTCCACAGGGATGCGGCCCAGCGGTTTCTTCCGGATATGGCCCGGCAGTTTGCTGATGCCGGCGTGGCCTTAAGGGGGTGTGCCGCCACCCGGGCCCTTCTGCCCGGTATCGAGACGGCGGAAGAGGCGGACTGGTACGCGGAATACCTGGACCTGATCCTGGCCGTAAAGGTGGTGGACTCCATGGATGCGGCCATTTCCCATATTGCCACCTACGGATCCTCCCACACGGAAGTCATTGTCACCAACAGCTACGACCGGGCCATGCGGTTTCTGGCGGCGGTGGACTCGTCTGTGGTACTGGTCAATGCCTCCACCCGGTTTAACGACGGCGGCCAGCTGGGCCTGGGCGCGGAAATCGGCATCAGCACCTCAAAACTTCACGCCTTCGGCCCCATGGGCTTAGAAGAGCTGACCACCACAAAATTTATTGTTCTGGGCAATGGCCAGATCCGGGAGTAGCCGGACCATCTGCCCGAAGGGTTGCCCGTGCCAACGGCGGGAATAATAAAAAAAGGGTTATTCGGCGGAACCTTCAACCCGGTGCACACCGGCCATGTCTGCCTTACAAACGCCCTGCTGAAGGATTTTCCCTTAGACCGGGTGATTGTTGTGCCCACGGCCCGGCCTCCCCACAAGCCGGTGGACTATATTGCCGACCCTGCCGACCGGTTTCACATGGTGGGCCTGGCGTTTGAAAACATGGCCGGCGTGTCCGTGTCCGACGCTGAGATGGTCCAGACCGGACCGTGCTACACCATTGACACGGTCCGTTATTTTATATCCTCTGATCCACAATCCTCTTTTTATCTGATCCTGGGGCTTGACGCCTTTCTGGAGCTTGACACCTGGAAGTCCTACATGTCCCTGGTGGCCAGCCTTCCCCTGATTGTCTTTTCCCGGACCCTGGACCACGCTTCTGAAAAAACCGCGTTTGAAAACTTTCTTACCTCTACACTTTCAAAGGCCTACGTGTTTTCTGAAAAACAGGCCGGTTATGTTCACCCGACGCTTTATCCGGTCTTTTTTTACGCGGCCCGGCATTTTGATATATCGGCCACCGGCATCCGCGCCCGCATAAAGGCCGGGCTTCCCATAAAGGGACTTGTGCCCGACCCGGTGGCGCAGTATATTCGAAAAAAAGGACTTTATATATGACAGCTTCATCGAAAACGGAGATTGAGCCTTACCTTACCGCCATCAACGGCATGAAGGCGGAAAACGTCGTGGCCCTGGATGTGAGCCGGCTGACCTCCATCGCTGATGTGTTTATTCTCTGCGAAGGCCGTTCCAACCGGCAGGTGTCGGCCATCAGCGACCATATCGTCAAAGCACTAAAAGACCAGGGCATCAAGCCCCTGTCCATGGAGGGCGTCTCAGAGGGCCGCTGGGTGCTGCTGGATTACGGCGATGTGATTATTCACGTGTTTTACGAATCGGTGCGCGCTTTCTATGATATTGAAGGGCTGTGGGCCGATGCCCGGCGGATTGAAGTTTAAACCCTGTTTCCAACGGATATAAATAATGACAAAAGCAACTCCCCCCTGCATGTTGATGATTCTGGACGGATGGGGCCTTAACCCTGAAACAAAAGGCAATGCCGTGGCCGCGGCCCGCACCCCCCATCTGGACCGGCTTTTTTCCGAATATCCCCATACCCGGCTTGTCTGTTCCGGCGAAGCAGTAGGCCTGCCGCCCGGATATATGGGCAACTCCGAGGTGGGTCATTTAAACATCGGCGCCGGCCGGGTGGTGTACCAGGAACTGATGCGTATCAACGTGGCCATTCAGGACGGATCTTTTTTTAAAAATACGGTTATTGTTCAGCTGATGGACCAGGTCACAAAAAAACAGGGCCGGCTTCACCTGATCGGTCTTCTGTCTGACGGCGGGGTGCACAGCCACCTGGATCATTTAAAAGCCCTTGTGCGCATGGCGTCAAACAAAAACCTGCCGGTGCTCATTCACACTATTTTAGACGGCCGGGACACGCCGCCGGACAGCGGAAAAACATATATGGCCGATCTCTGTGAATTTCTGGCCGATTATCCCTCGGCTTCCGTTGCCACAGTCTGCGGCCGTTTTTACGCTATGGACCGGGACACCCGATGGGACAGAACAAAAAAAGCCTATGACCTTTATACCCTGGGGGAAGGAACCCGTGAATCCGATCCGGTGACGGCCGTTAAAAACGCCTACCTGCGCGGCGAAACCGATGAGTTTGTCACGCCTGTTATTATTGCTTCCGGCAGCCAGGACGGCGGTACCGTTGCAGACAACGATGGTATTCTTTTTTTTAATTTTCGGGCCGACCGCATGCGCGAGATTGTCCGTGCCTTTACAGACCCTGATTTTTCTTTTTTTAATCGAAAAAAAACGCCGGCCGTCGCACCCCCTGTCTGCATGACCCTGTACGATAAAACCTTTCCTCTGCCGGTGGCCTTTCCTCCTGAAAATCCGCCCAACACCCTTGGAGAGGTGATCAGCCGGCAGGGTTATTCTCAGCTCCGTATTGCGGAAACGGAAAAATACGCCCATGTCACCTATTTTTTTAACGGCGGCGTGGAAACCCCTTTTACCGGAGAAGACCGCAAACTGATTCCCTCTCCCCGGGAGGTGGCCACCTATGATATGAAACCTGAGATGAGCGCCCCGCAAGTGGCGAATACGCTTGCGGAAGAGATAATAAAACAAAAATATGATTTTATTGTGGTCAACTTTGCCAACATGGACATGGTGGGTCACACGGGCATCTTTGCTGCGGCTGTTGCTGCCTGTGAAACAGTGGATGCGTGTATAGGAAAAATTATTCCCCTTTTTCTTAAATCCGGCGGCGTGGTCCTGGTCACTGCGGATCACGGCAACTCCGAACAGATGGAAGATCAAAACGGGCATCCCTTTACGGCTCACACCACCAATCCGGTTCCCCTGATCCTGGTGGATGAAAACAGAAAGCAGATAATTTTAAAAGAGGGAAAACTGGCGGATATCGGTCCCACCATTCTTTTTATTATGAAAATTGATCAGCCGGCTGAAATGACAGGCAATTCTCTACTTTAACGGCTTTTTTCTTTTTTTTTTATTCGCCCATAAAACTTTTTATCCTTTTAGCCTTTTAGCCTGTCAAAAATCCGGACACTTCTTTATCGCTTCTGTGTTGATAACCTTGACTTTTTAAACACAGAAAAAAATATTTCTAAAAATAGCCTTTTTGTTTATATTTTTTTCGTTTTTTCCGTCACTTTTTTTAATAAATTAAACAAATAAAACCATATGTTTATTTTAGTTTTCATCTTTTATCCCATCCCTATTATTATTTTTTAATTATATTTTTATTTAAAACTCTATTTCTTTACTTCATCCGGTTTGTAATCGCTTAAAAAATCATGCTTCGGGCCTTATTATTTGATTGAATTTTTTTTAAATTGGAATTACACTCGGGCATATCTTTCATCAACAGGCGGCATTACATAACTCTTTAATTTTATTTAAAGGTTAAATCATGAAACTTTCCGTTGAAAAAAAAGACATCATTGAAATGCTGGCCAATGTCCAGGGGATAGCGGGGAAAAGGTCCAGCCTTGCCATCACTGAAAACATTTTAATTAAAACCGGAAAAGAGGGGATATCCGTATCCGCAACGGATATAGAGACCGGTTTTGAAGGTATCTATCCGGCCACGATCGAAAACGAGGGCACCATTGCCATTAACGCGCGGCAGTTTTATGAGATTGTAAAAAAAATAGACAGTAATATTATATATTTAAGAGAAGAAAAAAAGCAGTGGATTCAGATCAGCGACACAGAGGACGGATCCCGTCTTAAATATCAGATCATGGGTGGAGAGACTGAAAGTTTTCCTCAACTTCCGGTCATCGCCGATGTTTCCTATATAGATGTAAATTCTGCTGATTTTAAAAATATGATTTTGTGGGCAACAGTGATCACCTCCAGTGGAACTGAAAAAAGGGCCCATGTGATCGGCGCCAATCTGGAATATATTAAAGACGGAAAAATAAAAAAAATAAGAATGGTTTCAACTGACGGAAAAAGGCTGACAAAAACAGAGTATTCCTACAAAAAAGGAGAACCCGACACGCCGGAGACCAGCACGATTCTTCCCAAAAAAGCCTTAAATGAACTGTTTAAATTTTTAAAAGATGAGGGAACTATTCAGATAGGCACCCGGGATAATTATTTTATAGTTAAAAATAATAATGAAATCATATATATAAATCTTTTAAGCGGTGAATACCCGAACCTTGAAACGCTTTTTTCTGACGAAAAGGGCAGAACCGAAATAAAAATAAACCGAAAAAAATTAAAAGACATGCTGGAACGGATGTCCATATTAACGACTGATAATTATAAGGGCGTTATTTTTACATTTGAAAAAAATATTCTCACCATCAATGCCCAGAATCCGGATCGGGGAGAATCTTATGAATGGATGGATATTCAGTATGATAAAAAACAGATTAAATCCATGTTCAACCCGGATTATTTTATTGATGCGGTCAATCTGATCGAAGATGACGAGGTCTGTCTGAAATTAAAAGAAGATCAGGCCCCCTGTATTGTCTGTGGCGGCAAACATCCGGAAAATATTAACATCATTATGCCGATGAAAATTTAAAAAAATGAAAAAAGAAGAAATTAAAGAAGCTTATAATGAAAGCAGCATCAATGTACTTGAAGGTCTGGAACCTGTGCGGAAAAGGCCTTCCATGTATATCGGTAATGTGGATAAAGAAGGCCTTCACCACCTGGTTTATGAAGTGGTGGACAATAGTATTGACGAAGCCATGGCTGGGTACTGTGACTTTATTCATGTCATCATTCACAAGGACAACACCGTCAGTGTGGTGGACAACGGCCGGGGTATTCCGGTTGGTATGCATGAAAAAGAGCATGTACCGGCGGTAGAGGTGGTGCTGACCAAGCTGCATGCCGGCGGCAAGTTTGACAACAATAACTACAAAGTTTCCGGCGGTCTTCATGGTGTGGGAATTTCCGTTGTAAACGCCCTTTCATCCTTTCTGGAAGTAAATGTTTACAGAGACGGAAAGATATATAAACAGACCTTTTCAGAAGGACAGAAAACCAGCGAACTGGAGATTATAGGCGATACCACCCAGCGGGGAACGAAAATTATTTTCAAACCCGACACAACCATAATGAACACCGACAATTTCAGTTTTGATATTCTGACCCGCCGGTTGAGAGAACTGGCGTTTTTAAATAACGGGGTTCGAATTAAAATAGAGGACCACCGCTCCGACGAGTCCGCTGAATTCTTTTATGAGGGCGGGCTTGCCACCTTTGTGGACTATCTGAACAGGGCACACGCGGTTCTTCACAAGCCGATCTATATTTCAGGCGAAAAAAACGATGTCCAGATAGAGGCCGCGATTCAGTATAACGACAGTTATTCTGAGACCATGTACTCGTTTGCGAACAACATCAATACCGTGGAAGGTGGATTTCACCTGATCGGATTTAAAGGGGCCCTGACCCGGTCCATCAATCAGTATGCCGCCAGCCAGGGCGGTGGCTCTTCCAAAAAGAACGGAGATAAAATAACCGGTGATGATGTGAGGGAAGGGCTGACCGCGGTTATCAGCGTGCGTATAAAAAACCCCCAGTTTGAAGGACAGACCAAAACCAAGCTGGGCAACAGCGAGGTAAAAGGATATGTCGACTCGCTGGTTTATGAAAAACTCAATATCTTTTTAGAAGAAAATCCGTCTGTCGGGAAAATCATTATAAAAAAGGCCACAGAAGCGGCCAGGGCCAGAAATGCGGCCAAAAAAGCAAGAGACATCGCCCGAAGCCAGGGCTCCTTGCTGGATTCCAGTCTTCCGGGGAAACTGGCGGAATGCCAGTCCTCCATCCCGGCTGAACGTGAACTTTTCCTGGTGGAGGGAGATTCCGCCGGCGGTTCAGCCAAGCAGGGAAGAGACCGGCGGTTTCAGGCGATTCTGCCCCTTAAAGGTAAAATTTTAAACATAGAAAAAGCCCGGTTTGATAAGATTTTAAAAAGCG includes these proteins:
- the obgE gene encoding GTPase ObgE, translated to MKFIDEATITVSSGKGGRGCVSFRRERFVPRGGPDGGDGGSGGSLLFRVNPSKRTLYAFRSKKQFAAPNGAPGEGRQKTGKSGDDLVIEVPPGTLIFDADTGAIIRDMVSPEEDFVFLTGGRGGKGNKHFATSTHQTPRFAQPGEPAQTATVRLELKLLADVGLIGLPNAGKSTLLSVISAARPAIGAYPFTTLSPNLGMVTLAGAEPFAVADIPGLIEGAHTGAGLGIRFLKHIERTRLLVHLIDASAIDPADPVAPFRIINAELAMFSPALAERPQVVVLNKMDLTGAEALAQQFINAAGIKKCFLISAATRSGVEELKKHLFELLCSHDT
- the proB gene encoding glutamate 5-kinase translates to MTPDERHRYFDQATRVVVKAGSNILTGENGLNLTVVRSISKEICQLMERGLEVLFVSSGAMACGTKKMDMKQRPAELPQRQAVAAVGQAGLILAYEKAFAKHGRQVAQILLTGDDLSSRKRYLNARNTLYTLLSWKVVPVINENDTVAVEEIKFGDNDNLAAMIALLMDAHLLINLTDIDGLFDKDPRSHADAKRVETVTAVTRSLEQAAGRMPGALGTGGMMSKIQAAKKATCSGVPVVIANGRRKNILTDLFAGKPVGTFFLPTEQKLCSRKRWIAYSLKTRGTLTVDEGAAGAIVHKGKSLLPGGITSVSGDFSHGAPVDILSASGEHLGIGLVNYSAAEIRAIKGLKTGLIEKTLGAKPYDEVVHRNNLVLV
- a CDS encoding glutamate-5-semialdehyde dehydrogenase; protein product: MTIEATIVDIAKAAKKAALAMATCPTDKKNQALLALADRLHKDAALIQAENKKDLEAAKATGLSSAMIDRLTVSDAVIASMADGLREVAALPDPVGAKSATWRRPNGLEVARMRIPLGVIGIIYESRPNVTVDAAGLCLKAGNTVILRGGSEALHSNRALAATISASLAESGLPETAVQVVPVADREAVTHLLAQEEYIDLIIPRGGEGLIRFVVQHSSIPVLKHYKGVCHVYVDQDADMEMARAICFNAKVQRPGVCNAMETLLVHRDAAQRFLPDMARQFADAGVALRGCAATRALLPGIETAEEADWYAEYLDLILAVKVVDSMDAAISHIATYGSSHTEVIVTNSYDRAMRFLAAVDSSVVLVNASTRFNDGGQLGLGAEIGISTSKLHAFGPMGLEELTTTKFIVLGNGQIRE
- the nadD gene encoding nicotinate (nicotinamide) nucleotide adenylyltransferase; the encoded protein is MPTAGIIKKGLFGGTFNPVHTGHVCLTNALLKDFPLDRVIVVPTARPPHKPVDYIADPADRFHMVGLAFENMAGVSVSDAEMVQTGPCYTIDTVRYFISSDPQSSFYLILGLDAFLELDTWKSYMSLVASLPLIVFSRTLDHASEKTAFENFLTSTLSKAYVFSEKQAGYVHPTLYPVFFYAARHFDISATGIRARIKAGLPIKGLVPDPVAQYIRKKGLYI
- the rsfS gene encoding ribosome silencing factor, which codes for MTASSKTEIEPYLTAINGMKAENVVALDVSRLTSIADVFILCEGRSNRQVSAISDHIVKALKDQGIKPLSMEGVSEGRWVLLDYGDVIIHVFYESVRAFYDIEGLWADARRIEV
- the gpmI gene encoding 2,3-bisphosphoglycerate-independent phosphoglycerate mutase — translated: MTKATPPCMLMILDGWGLNPETKGNAVAAARTPHLDRLFSEYPHTRLVCSGEAVGLPPGYMGNSEVGHLNIGAGRVVYQELMRINVAIQDGSFFKNTVIVQLMDQVTKKQGRLHLIGLLSDGGVHSHLDHLKALVRMASNKNLPVLIHTILDGRDTPPDSGKTYMADLCEFLADYPSASVATVCGRFYAMDRDTRWDRTKKAYDLYTLGEGTRESDPVTAVKNAYLRGETDEFVTPVIIASGSQDGGTVADNDGILFFNFRADRMREIVRAFTDPDFSFFNRKKTPAVAPPVCMTLYDKTFPLPVAFPPENPPNTLGEVISRQGYSQLRIAETEKYAHVTYFFNGGVETPFTGEDRKLIPSPREVATYDMKPEMSAPQVANTLAEEIIKQKYDFIVVNFANMDMVGHTGIFAAAVAACETVDACIGKIIPLFLKSGGVVLVTADHGNSEQMEDQNGHPFTAHTTNPVPLILVDENRKQIILKEGKLADIGPTILFIMKIDQPAEMTGNSLL
- the dnaN gene encoding DNA polymerase III subunit beta → MKLSVEKKDIIEMLANVQGIAGKRSSLAITENILIKTGKEGISVSATDIETGFEGIYPATIENEGTIAINARQFYEIVKKIDSNIIYLREEKKQWIQISDTEDGSRLKYQIMGGETESFPQLPVIADVSYIDVNSADFKNMILWATVITSSGTEKRAHVIGANLEYIKDGKIKKIRMVSTDGKRLTKTEYSYKKGEPDTPETSTILPKKALNELFKFLKDEGTIQIGTRDNYFIVKNNNEIIYINLLSGEYPNLETLFSDEKGRTEIKINRKKLKDMLERMSILTTDNYKGVIFTFEKNILTINAQNPDRGESYEWMDIQYDKKQIKSMFNPDYFIDAVNLIEDDEVCLKLKEDQAPCIVCGGKHPENINIIMPMKI
- the gyrB gene encoding DNA topoisomerase (ATP-hydrolyzing) subunit B, with the translated sequence MKKEEIKEAYNESSINVLEGLEPVRKRPSMYIGNVDKEGLHHLVYEVVDNSIDEAMAGYCDFIHVIIHKDNTVSVVDNGRGIPVGMHEKEHVPAVEVVLTKLHAGGKFDNNNYKVSGGLHGVGISVVNALSSFLEVNVYRDGKIYKQTFSEGQKTSELEIIGDTTQRGTKIIFKPDTTIMNTDNFSFDILTRRLRELAFLNNGVRIKIEDHRSDESAEFFYEGGLATFVDYLNRAHAVLHKPIYISGEKNDVQIEAAIQYNDSYSETMYSFANNINTVEGGFHLIGFKGALTRSINQYAASQGGGSSKKNGDKITGDDVREGLTAVISVRIKNPQFEGQTKTKLGNSEVKGYVDSLVYEKLNIFLEENPSVGKIIIKKATEAARARNAAKKARDIARSQGSLLDSSLPGKLAECQSSIPAERELFLVEGDSAGGSAKQGRDRRFQAILPLKGKILNIEKARFDKILKSEEIKNIITVLGTGVGSEEYNIEKIKYHKVIIMTDADVDGAHIRTLLLTFFFRQMQDLIKQGHLYIAQPPLFKVGRGKKEVYIDSELLLKDYFIQNACEKKYVKTGEKKLQDHELYLFLCNLSEFISEMAGLKRRGYNSKLIETLIRQNIREKSLLQDRDRVAALQQTLSENGFVVDDVLYNEEKEMYEFLVTIPLHEDEEEAVTGSAKKDIKPVRIGRNLIYSNRYQNIVMLSEKIAPYNVPPFTVYNSDTDQEEARFDTVKQLYQYMEALGKKGVVFQRYKGLGEMNADQLWQTTMEPETRKLLKVTIDDAAEADAVFTLLMGDVVEPRKKFIQENALEVETLDI